One window of Thermocoleostomius sinensis A174 genomic DNA carries:
- a CDS encoding methylenetetrahydrofolate reductase, translating to MFDSHQQPPTLSSSPRRLRQACTAGEFLVTAEVMPPKGGNPAHMVSMAKQLRGRVHAINVTDGSRAVLRMSSLAASTVLLQHGLEPICQMACRDRNVIGLQADLMGAQALGIRNILALTGDPVKAGDHPSARSVFELESVRLLKLIAKLNQGLDFNDKPLTDGATELFVGAAIDPQSQSWSGLQRRFERKLAAGAQFFQSQLISDFDRLEKFMNQIAAGCQRPILAGIFLLKSAKNANFINRNVPGVFIPQSIIDRLEQAADPLDEGITIAAEQVRMAKQLCQGVHIMAVRREDLIPEILNRAGISAIGE from the coding sequence ATGTTCGATTCACACCAGCAGCCCCCCACCTTATCTTCATCTCCACGGCGACTTCGCCAAGCCTGTACGGCTGGTGAGTTTTTAGTGACAGCAGAAGTGATGCCACCCAAGGGAGGGAACCCGGCTCATATGGTAAGCATGGCCAAGCAACTAAGAGGACGGGTGCATGCCATCAATGTTACAGATGGTAGCCGTGCGGTATTGCGTATGTCATCGCTTGCAGCTTCAACGGTATTACTTCAGCACGGACTAGAGCCAATTTGTCAGATGGCTTGTCGCGATCGCAACGTCATTGGACTTCAGGCAGATTTAATGGGTGCCCAAGCCTTAGGCATTCGTAATATTTTGGCGTTAACAGGCGATCCGGTCAAGGCTGGAGATCATCCCTCTGCTCGTAGCGTGTTTGAACTAGAATCGGTACGGTTGCTGAAGTTAATTGCTAAGCTGAACCAAGGGCTTGATTTCAACGATAAGCCCTTAACGGATGGAGCCACTGAATTATTTGTTGGAGCGGCGATCGATCCACAGTCTCAAAGTTGGTCTGGGTTACAGCGTCGCTTTGAACGAAAATTGGCAGCAGGAGCACAATTCTTTCAAAGCCAATTGATCAGCGATTTTGATCGACTAGAAAAATTCATGAATCAAATTGCCGCAGGGTGTCAACGGCCGATTTTGGCAGGAATTTTTTTGCTGAAATCTGCCAAAAACGCAAATTTTATCAATCGCAATGTTCCGGGTGTTTTTATTCCTCAATCCATCATCGATCGGCTGGAACAAGCCGCTGATCCTTTGGATGAAGGAATTACGATCGCTGCTGAGCAAGTTCGCATGGCCAAGCAATTGTGTCAGGGAGTTCATATCATGGCTGTCCGCCGTGAAGACTTGATTCCCGAAATTTTGAATCGGGCTGGAATTTCAGCAATTGGGGAGTAG
- a CDS encoding potassium channel family protein translates to MYVLIGGAGLVGLSLAQSLLELGHTVAIVDIDPAACHHVRQRLGVMAFEGSAVDTDVLIEAGIRKADSVAAVLREDAINLALVTLAKHFEVPHIISRMRHRDFANPLCLAGAHHIISTVDLAVSTMVNAIEYPQVESMMHFEQGQIEVLKLSISDRCNVVGRKLSDVAQDPRFPPSSLIIGYQPHPHMDLTIPNGNTVLEPASTVLVVTKPETLHQVIDFIQVCRDEAQSTGIIHQ, encoded by the coding sequence ATGTATGTACTGATCGGCGGTGCAGGATTAGTTGGACTCAGCTTGGCACAAAGTTTACTGGAGTTGGGACACACAGTAGCCATTGTTGATATTGATCCGGCAGCTTGTCATCATGTGCGTCAACGCTTGGGAGTGATGGCATTTGAGGGAAGTGCTGTGGACACAGATGTATTAATAGAAGCAGGTATTCGCAAGGCTGATTCAGTTGCAGCGGTTCTGCGAGAAGATGCGATTAATTTGGCATTAGTAACGCTGGCAAAGCATTTTGAAGTTCCCCATATTATTTCTCGGATGCGCCATCGTGATTTTGCGAACCCCTTATGCTTGGCAGGAGCACATCACATTATCAGTACCGTTGATCTAGCAGTATCTACGATGGTGAATGCAATTGAATATCCGCAAGTGGAATCAATGATGCACTTTGAGCAAGGTCAGATTGAAGTTCTCAAACTTTCAATCTCAGATCGTTGCAATGTCGTAGGCCGCAAGCTTTCAGATGTGGCACAAGACCCTCGATTCCCTCCTAGTTCATTGATCATTGGCTATCAACCTCATCCACACATGGATTTAACGATTCCCAATGGCAATACGGTACTTGAACCTGCTTCAACAGTGCTTGTTGTTACCAAACCAGAGACATTGCACCAAGTCATTGATTTCATACAGGTTTGTAGAGATGAGGCTCAGAGTACCGGCATTATTCACCAGTAG
- a CDS encoding BON domain-containing protein has protein sequence MGWLDRLFPGSKKKQNAPAASAPAAKPSGGATIPPEKVGLDGEFDESGLAKRVALAFDQDPQLDDVGTLWVAQLGSKVVLKGKVPSQDYLNKATSIAKGVKGATEVDASQVTVG, from the coding sequence ATGGGTTGGTTAGATAGACTCTTTCCCGGTAGCAAGAAGAAGCAAAATGCTCCTGCGGCATCTGCCCCTGCTGCCAAACCATCCGGCGGAGCGACTATTCCTCCCGAGAAAGTTGGTTTAGATGGCGAGTTTGACGAAAGTGGATTAGCCAAGCGCGTGGCTTTGGCTTTTGACCAAGATCCACAGTTAGATGATGTCGGTACACTTTGGGTTGCTCAACTGGGTAGCAAGGTCGTGCTGAAGGGAAAAGTGCCTAGTCAAGATTACTTAAACAAAGCAACCTCGATTGCCAAAGGCGTGAAAGGAGCCACTGAGGTAGATGCTAGCCAAGTCACGGTTGGTTAA
- a CDS encoding CTP synthase has product MTKFVFVTGGVVSSIGKGIVAASLGRLLKSRDYSVSILKLDPYINVDPGTMSPFQHGEVFVTRDGAETDLDLGHYERFTDTSMSRLNSVTTGSIYQAVLNKERRGDYNGGTVQVIPHITNEIKDRIHRVAKDTNADVVITEIGGTVGDIESLPFLEAIRQFRKDVGRKNVLYMHVTLIPWIPAAGEMKTKPTQHSVKELRSIGIQPDILVCRSDRPLPPGLKEKMSEFCDVPVECVVTSQDASSIYEVPLNLEREGLANQALEILQLDQRQPDLSHWKTLVDRLHQPKQAIEIAIVGKYVRLTDAYLSVVEALRHAALENGGDLNLRWINSEDVTVQTADRYLADVQGIVVPGGFGPRGIDGKIAAIQYARERRIPFLGLCLGMQCSVIEWARNVAKLDGANSAEFDPTCSNPVINLLPEQQDVVDLGGTMRLGLYACRLAPNTLAERLYQEEVVYERHRHRYEFNNAYRTLFLETGYVISGTSPDGRLVEMIELPNHPFFIASQFHPEFQSRPSHPHPLFQGLVQAAIALMSPVVQPSEPSLELN; this is encoded by the coding sequence ATGACTAAGTTTGTATTTGTGACCGGTGGCGTCGTCTCCAGTATTGGCAAAGGCATTGTTGCAGCAAGTCTGGGGCGCTTACTCAAGTCACGTGACTATTCTGTTTCTATTCTCAAGCTTGATCCCTACATTAATGTTGACCCAGGAACGATGAGTCCGTTTCAGCATGGTGAGGTGTTTGTAACGCGGGATGGAGCTGAAACCGATCTAGACTTGGGACACTACGAACGCTTCACTGATACATCCATGTCCCGCCTTAATAGTGTTACAACTGGCTCGATCTATCAGGCGGTGCTAAACAAAGAACGTCGAGGAGATTATAACGGTGGAACCGTGCAAGTCATTCCTCACATTACCAACGAAATCAAAGATCGGATTCATCGTGTTGCCAAAGATACTAATGCTGATGTCGTTATTACTGAAATTGGAGGAACCGTTGGCGATATTGAATCTTTACCTTTTTTAGAAGCGATTCGTCAATTTCGCAAAGACGTAGGACGAAAAAATGTGCTGTATATGCATGTGACGTTGATCCCCTGGATTCCAGCCGCAGGAGAAATGAAGACTAAACCGACGCAACACTCGGTGAAAGAACTCCGATCGATCGGAATTCAGCCGGATATTTTGGTTTGTCGCAGCGATCGGCCGTTGCCGCCAGGCTTGAAGGAGAAAATGTCGGAGTTTTGCGATGTGCCAGTGGAATGTGTCGTGACGTCTCAAGATGCTAGTAGCATCTACGAAGTGCCATTGAATTTGGAGCGGGAAGGCCTAGCGAATCAGGCGTTAGAAATCCTGCAACTCGATCAACGCCAACCTGATCTGAGTCATTGGAAAACCTTAGTCGATCGCCTGCATCAACCCAAACAAGCGATCGAGATTGCTATTGTGGGTAAGTATGTCCGTTTAACAGATGCATACCTATCGGTGGTAGAGGCTCTACGCCATGCCGCGTTGGAAAATGGCGGTGATCTAAATCTCCGTTGGATTAACTCCGAAGATGTCACCGTGCAAACTGCCGATCGCTACCTAGCTGATGTGCAGGGTATTGTCGTTCCGGGGGGGTTTGGACCACGCGGCATTGATGGCAAAATTGCAGCTATTCAGTATGCTCGCGAACGTCGAATTCCATTCTTAGGCTTATGCTTAGGAATGCAATGCTCGGTAATTGAATGGGCCCGCAATGTAGCCAAACTAGATGGAGCGAACAGTGCTGAATTCGACCCTACGTGTTCTAATCCAGTAATCAACCTGCTGCCAGAACAACAAGACGTGGTTGATTTAGGTGGCACCATGCGGCTAGGACTGTATGCCTGTCGGTTAGCTCCTAATACTTTAGCTGAGAGGTTATACCAAGAAGAAGTGGTATACGAACGCCATCGCCATCGCTATGAATTCAACAACGCCTACCGCACGCTGTTTCTGGAAACGGGCTACGTCATCAGCGGCACTTCTCCGGATGGACGGTTAGTGGAAATGATTGAACTACCCAATCATCCCTTCTTTATCGCTAGCCAATTCCATCCAGAGTTTCAGTCTCGACCCAGCCATCCCCATCCCCTGTTTCAAGGATTGGTACAAGCGGCGATCGCTCTGATGAGTCCAGTAGTACAGCCTTCTGAACCGTCCCTAGAATTAAACTAA
- a CDS encoding cupin domain-containing protein, giving the protein MKYVTLSQIPEEPVSHNPEIQKKVMLRLGELPHLTNFSQARFAPGQVAAAHTHTDMCEVFFVEAGTGVMNVNEQSYALEAGVCIVVEPGEMHEVINQGNNELVLTYFGLRTPPRQTSNL; this is encoded by the coding sequence GTGAAATACGTTACCCTAAGTCAGATTCCTGAAGAACCCGTTTCCCACAATCCCGAAATTCAAAAGAAGGTGATGCTACGTTTGGGAGAACTGCCCCATTTAACCAATTTTTCTCAAGCTCGGTTTGCCCCCGGTCAAGTGGCAGCAGCCCATACTCATACCGATATGTGCGAAGTGTTTTTCGTTGAAGCGGGGACAGGCGTCATGAACGTCAATGAGCAATCCTATGCTCTAGAAGCTGGCGTTTGTATTGTAGTAGAACCGGGAGAGATGCACGAGGTGATAAATCAGGGAAATAATGAGTTAGTGCTAACCTATTTTGGGCTGCGAACCCCACCTCGACAAACATCAAATTTGTGA
- a CDS encoding calcium-binding protein — MQTSSLNAYRIKLPKSGFAIATFHCIQSVPYFASKAEFMLAINGTPLAETLIGTPGPDAISGEGNNDRLLGLAGDDLLYGGEGNDTLEGGEGNDKLYGNAGNDSLVGGLGADELYGAEGNDTLSGDDENDTLFGEAGNDALLGGAGNDTLDGGIDNDTLVGEWGNDVLSGSNGNDVLLGGAGDDRLNGNTGDDTLDGGAGQDELFTGEGNDIANGGDGNDRLYGENGDDILSGEEGNDELYGSAGIDSLYGGAGMDKLYGETGDDVLLGDAGNDALHGGDGNDALHGEDGADQVFGEAGSDYLFGGDGNDALHGGAEADRMDGEEGDDFLYGGLGDDTLLGGTGNDQLFSEFGNDQLVGGNGDDRLFANEGNDRLSGGTGKDHLFGEAGNDRAEGGAGNDAINGGAGNDTLIGGNGNDTLVGSLGSDVLIGGKGKDVFLCTAEAPFSQPAFGLDIIRQFQSGQDTIELDRTTFTALSKISTRQFIRTQKFAIIERDRDAARSRALIVYNADNGKLFYNANGKQAGLGSGDLFARLTGAPTLIATDFTIRA, encoded by the coding sequence TTGCAAACAAGTAGCCTCAACGCTTACCGAATCAAGCTCCCCAAATCAGGATTTGCGATCGCCACGTTTCATTGCATTCAATCTGTTCCCTACTTCGCTTCAAAGGCCGAATTTATGCTCGCTATCAACGGTACCCCCTTGGCCGAAACCCTAATCGGTACACCCGGACCTGACGCGATTTCTGGAGAGGGTAACAACGATCGCCTATTGGGACTAGCAGGCGACGATTTACTCTATGGCGGGGAGGGCAATGACACGTTAGAGGGTGGGGAGGGCAACGACAAACTATATGGCAATGCGGGTAACGACAGTCTGGTGGGTGGACTGGGAGCAGACGAGTTGTATGGGGCTGAGGGCAACGATACCCTGAGTGGTGACGACGAGAACGATACGCTGTTTGGGGAGGCAGGCAATGATGCGCTGTTGGGTGGTGCAGGCAACGATACCCTCGATGGTGGTATTGACAACGATACGCTAGTTGGTGAATGGGGCAATGATGTCCTGTCGGGTAGCAATGGCAATGATGTGCTTCTGGGCGGTGCAGGGGACGATCGACTGAATGGTAATACGGGGGATGACACACTGGATGGAGGAGCCGGACAAGACGAGCTTTTCACAGGTGAGGGAAATGACATTGCCAATGGTGGAGACGGCAACGATCGGCTGTATGGCGAGAACGGCGATGATATCCTGTCGGGGGAGGAGGGAAACGACGAACTGTATGGCAGCGCGGGAATAGATTCGCTGTATGGCGGCGCGGGAATGGACAAACTCTATGGTGAAACGGGAGATGATGTCCTTCTTGGTGATGCAGGCAACGATGCCCTGCACGGCGGGGATGGCAATGATGCTCTCCATGGAGAGGACGGCGCAGATCAAGTATTTGGTGAGGCTGGCAGTGATTATCTATTTGGCGGTGATGGCAATGACGCGCTGCACGGCGGTGCTGAAGCAGACCGAATGGATGGGGAGGAGGGGGATGATTTTCTCTACGGTGGACTAGGCGATGATACCCTGCTCGGCGGAACAGGTAACGACCAATTGTTCAGCGAATTCGGTAATGATCAGTTGGTTGGTGGAAATGGGGACGATCGCCTGTTTGCCAATGAAGGCAATGATCGCCTTAGTGGTGGTACAGGCAAGGATCACCTGTTTGGTGAAGCAGGTAACGATCGCGCAGAGGGTGGCGCAGGCAATGATGCCATCAACGGCGGCGCAGGCAATGATACGCTGATCGGTGGTAACGGCAATGATACGCTGGTGGGCAGTCTGGGTAGTGATGTGCTGATCGGCGGCAAGGGCAAAGATGTATTTTTGTGTACGGCGGAAGCTCCCTTTTCACAGCCAGCATTTGGACTCGATATCATTCGGCAGTTCCAGTCGGGGCAAGACACAATTGAACTCGATCGCACGACGTTTACGGCCCTGAGCAAAATCTCGACACGGCAATTCATCAGAACTCAAAAATTTGCCATCATAGAACGCGATCGAGATGCTGCGAGAAGCAGGGCATTGATTGTCTACAACGCCGATAATGGTAAATTGTTCTATAACGCAAATGGCAAGCAAGCAGGTTTAGGCAGTGGCGATCTCTTTGCCCGATTAACAGGTGCCCCCACTCTGATCGCTACAGATTTTACAATCAGAGCTTAG
- a CDS encoding Mo-dependent nitrogenase C-terminal domain-containing protein yields the protein MLQSIDWLYPLRYWINGIQIRSTPIAHAICRMIPIQCPFERDIYLFGRKIAHIPPLCKLNPLYEEVVGLRFRALCFLADECGEDVRGYC from the coding sequence ATGCTCCAATCGATCGACTGGCTATACCCGCTACGATATTGGATTAATGGCATACAAATCCGCAGCACTCCGATCGCTCACGCAATATGTCGCATGATTCCGATACAGTGTCCATTCGAGCGAGATATTTACCTATTCGGTCGTAAGATTGCCCACATCCCACCGCTATGCAAACTCAACCCCCTCTACGAAGAGGTTGTAGGACTACGATTTCGTGCCCTCTGTTTCTTAGCGGATGAATGTGGCGAAGATGTTCGTGGCTACTGCTAG
- a CDS encoding cation:proton antiporter, with product MRCQFTQWVLAQSSLEIQVAGDLSGLATILIILLLVATAVALITQKLRIPYVTGLVLAGLPINEVLSRRIGLDPDLVLNLFLPILIFEAAINTDISRLRSTFKPLALLAGPGAILSSATIAVLLKFGLGLAWIPALLMGVILANTDTVSMIAVFKDIRVPSRLSTIVEGETLFNDAAALVSFNLILAVYETGSLTFLEGVQELLLVALGGSLVGLVIGYLSLPIFVRLDNPLSSLLLTVAISLGTFQVGQFLGVSGAVAVVIAGLIFGNLGLSRSTSASDRITLLSFWEYASFAVNTFIFLLIGIEINPTIVWRLLPAILLVIFAYQVGRILSVYLLLSGVRWFDRPIPLRWQHVLFLGNIKGSLSMALALSIPLTLSGRGEIITLVFGAVLFSLVGQGLLLPWLIKRLNLSKVSDVKQKAETLQIQLIASKAAQDELDSLLKSGVLSKTIYEEMWAAYQTRVAASEKILRDLYNQSSGRSATESGNRSLDAIRRRLLLAEKGAVNEALRKRIISEDLVQTYIKGLNEQLLKLEDD from the coding sequence ATGCGTTGTCAGTTTACACAGTGGGTTTTAGCACAAAGTAGTCTAGAGATTCAGGTTGCTGGAGATTTATCAGGTCTTGCGACAATTCTAATCATCTTGTTACTGGTTGCGACAGCCGTCGCTTTAATTACTCAAAAACTCCGTATTCCCTATGTCACAGGGTTAGTTCTAGCAGGATTGCCCATCAATGAAGTTTTGTCTCGTCGCATTGGTTTAGATCCTGACCTTGTTCTCAATCTTTTCCTTCCTATTCTTATTTTTGAAGCTGCGATCAACACAGACATCAGCCGTTTACGCAGTACGTTTAAACCGCTCGCCCTTCTCGCAGGGCCGGGGGCTATCCTTTCTTCTGCAACCATTGCGGTTCTGCTGAAATTTGGATTAGGGCTAGCTTGGATACCCGCATTGCTGATGGGGGTTATTCTAGCCAATACAGATACTGTCTCTATGATTGCGGTCTTTAAAGACATTCGTGTGCCTTCTAGACTTTCCACAATTGTGGAAGGAGAGACCCTATTCAATGATGCGGCTGCTCTAGTGTCATTTAACCTAATCCTAGCGGTGTATGAAACAGGTTCACTAACGTTCCTAGAAGGAGTTCAAGAACTACTGCTGGTTGCTTTGGGCGGTAGTTTAGTCGGTTTAGTCATTGGTTACTTGAGCCTACCGATATTTGTTCGTTTAGATAATCCTCTCAGTAGTCTTCTATTAACTGTTGCCATTTCTCTCGGAACTTTTCAAGTTGGGCAGTTTTTAGGAGTATCTGGCGCAGTAGCAGTTGTTATCGCTGGATTAATTTTTGGCAACCTTGGGCTGTCTCGCAGCACCTCTGCGTCCGATCGTATAACTTTATTGAGCTTCTGGGAATATGCGAGTTTTGCAGTTAATACATTCATTTTCCTGCTGATTGGTATTGAGATTAACCCGACGATCGTGTGGAGACTCTTGCCAGCAATTTTGTTAGTGATTTTTGCCTATCAAGTGGGACGAATTCTTTCGGTCTATCTGCTACTATCGGGGGTGCGCTGGTTCGATCGCCCTATTCCTCTCCGCTGGCAACACGTTCTGTTTTTGGGCAACATCAAAGGCTCGCTGTCAATGGCGTTGGCACTCAGTATTCCCCTAACTCTGTCAGGGCGGGGAGAAATTATTACGCTTGTCTTTGGAGCAGTCTTATTTTCTCTAGTTGGGCAAGGATTACTCTTGCCGTGGCTGATCAAGCGGTTAAATCTTTCTAAGGTTTCAGATGTCAAACAAAAAGCTGAAACCTTGCAAATTCAGCTAATTGCCTCTAAGGCTGCTCAGGACGAATTAGATAGCTTGTTGAAATCTGGCGTTTTATCAAAGACGATCTATGAAGAAATGTGGGCTGCTTATCAAACAAGGGTAGCAGCGTCTGAAAAGATTCTGCGTGACCTATATAACCAAAGCTCTGGACGATCGGCCACTGAGTCTGGCAATCGATCATTAGATGCCATTCGTCGTCGCTTATTGCTTGCTGAGAAGGGAGCAGTAAATGAGGCACTACGCAAACGCATTATTTCAGAGGACTTAGTGCAAACTTACATAAAAGGACTCAACGAACAGCTTTTAAAGCTGGAAGATGATTAA
- a CDS encoding M20 family metallopeptidase: protein MLSRIKDIAVNLAPRLIEIRRHLHSHPELSGQEYQTAAYVAGVLSSCGLHVQELVGKTGVVGELPGLGDDKRLLAIRTDMDALPIQERSNLDYASHQPGIMHACGHDVHTTVGLGTAMVLSQLGEPLPGKIRFLFQPAEETAQGANWMIQDGVMEGVDAIFGVHVFPSIPGGSVGIRYGALTAAADDLEIIIQGESGHGARPHEAIDAIWIASQVITMVQQAISRTQNPLRPVVLTIGQIHGGRAPNVIADQVRLSGTVRSLHPETSAALPNWIENIVANVCQSYGAKYHLNYRRGVPSVQNDAALTQIVEAAAEEAWGSDRVQILLEPSLGAEDFSLYLDHAPGTMFRLGVGFPDQPNYPLHHPQFHVNEASILTGVVTMAYAACKYWQ from the coding sequence ATGCTAAGTCGGATAAAAGATATTGCAGTCAATCTTGCGCCTCGATTAATTGAAATTCGCCGCCATCTCCACAGTCATCCCGAATTGAGCGGACAGGAATATCAAACGGCTGCCTATGTTGCTGGGGTCTTATCATCTTGCGGTCTCCATGTGCAAGAGTTGGTCGGTAAAACAGGCGTGGTAGGCGAACTGCCAGGGTTAGGAGATGATAAGCGCTTATTGGCCATCCGTACTGACATGGATGCCCTGCCCATTCAAGAACGTAGTAATTTAGACTATGCTTCGCACCAGCCTGGTATTATGCACGCTTGTGGTCATGATGTGCACACAACGGTGGGGTTAGGAACGGCGATGGTGCTGTCGCAATTGGGTGAACCGTTGCCAGGAAAAATTCGCTTCTTGTTTCAACCAGCCGAGGAAACAGCGCAAGGAGCGAATTGGATGATTCAAGATGGCGTGATGGAAGGAGTTGATGCCATTTTTGGAGTGCATGTGTTTCCTAGCATTCCAGGTGGTTCGGTAGGGATTCGCTATGGAGCGTTAACCGCTGCCGCCGATGATTTAGAGATTATTATTCAGGGCGAATCAGGACACGGTGCTCGTCCTCACGAGGCGATCGATGCCATCTGGATTGCCTCACAGGTGATCACAATGGTCCAGCAAGCCATCAGTCGCACCCAAAATCCGTTGCGTCCCGTTGTCTTAACCATTGGGCAAATTCATGGTGGACGTGCCCCCAATGTCATTGCTGATCAGGTGCGCTTGTCAGGAACGGTGCGATCGTTGCATCCTGAAACCAGTGCAGCACTGCCCAACTGGATTGAAAATATTGTCGCTAACGTGTGCCAATCCTACGGCGCTAAATATCACTTGAACTATCGGCGCGGTGTCCCGTCCGTGCAAAACGATGCGGCCCTGACCCAAATTGTGGAAGCGGCGGCCGAAGAAGCCTGGGGAAGCGATCGCGTGCAAATTCTATTGGAACCGTCGCTGGGGGCAGAAGATTTCTCCTTATATCTCGATCATGCGCCTGGAACCATGTTTCGCTTGGGGGTTGGCTTTCCAGATCAACCCAATTACCCGCTGCACCACCCTCAATTTCACGTCAATGAAGCGTCTATCTTGACAGGGGTCGTCACAATGGCCTATGCAGCTTGTAAATATTGGCAATAG
- a CDS encoding DUF4112 domain-containing protein, which produces MPPSSPRPSAVPADSRVVRFQRLRRLSQILDNAIGIPGTRIRFGLDPIIGLIPGGGDTVGMIFSSAIVLEAARMGASKTLLGQMAFNILLETVAGIVPVVGDIFDVTWKSNVRNIVLLEKYLEIERSTRPQNRWFAVLLLIGLFLVFAACLTISVLVLRWLLQMLGTIAQ; this is translated from the coding sequence ATGCCGCCTTCCTCACCCCGTCCATCTGCTGTGCCTGCTGATTCTCGAGTTGTGCGATTTCAACGGTTGCGCCGCCTCAGCCAAATTCTAGATAACGCCATCGGCATTCCAGGCACACGCATTCGGTTTGGGCTTGATCCAATTATTGGACTGATTCCCGGTGGTGGTGACACAGTAGGAATGATTTTCTCCTCTGCTATTGTGCTAGAGGCAGCCCGTATGGGAGCGTCTAAGACCTTACTGGGTCAAATGGCGTTTAACATTTTGCTGGAAACTGTGGCGGGAATTGTGCCGGTTGTTGGCGATATTTTCGACGTTACGTGGAAGTCGAATGTGCGAAATATTGTGCTGCTGGAAAAGTATTTAGAGATTGAGCGATCGACTCGTCCTCAAAACCGTTGGTTTGCCGTATTGCTGTTGATTGGCTTGTTTTTAGTATTTGCAGCGTGTCTAACGATTTCAGTGCTGGTGCTGCGCTGGCTGCTGCAAATGCTGGGTACCATAGCACAATAA
- a CDS encoding DUF6335 family protein, which yields MDSKNRSSKNQSTEGAQRTTNQSTNLEQDILGTVAVDELVNSAEVEAGSAFEEPEDDKNVDDRSQASNISYGTGVQGKPTDRAGRYSRHSNAPFADDSDSVLTGGDIDANYEEASAVGDEAVGGTAATPDQDIVENLAAAAGVELDDRTDVRINDLLEERDDRRWELNPESAEDYEQHQE from the coding sequence ATGGACAGCAAAAACCGTTCATCAAAAAATCAATCAACTGAAGGCGCTCAACGTACAACCAACCAATCAACCAATCTTGAGCAAGACATTCTTGGCACAGTTGCCGTAGACGAGCTAGTTAACAGCGCTGAAGTGGAGGCTGGTAGTGCTTTTGAGGAACCAGAAGACGACAAAAACGTTGACGATCGCTCTCAAGCCTCCAATATCTCCTATGGCACAGGAGTGCAAGGAAAACCTACCGATCGAGCCGGACGGTATTCTCGACACAGTAATGCTCCTTTTGCGGATGATAGTGATTCAGTCCTGACAGGAGGCGACATCGATGCTAACTATGAAGAAGCTAGTGCGGTTGGAGATGAAGCTGTCGGGGGAACAGCCGCAACACCTGATCAAGACATTGTTGAAAACTTAGCTGCCGCCGCTGGTGTGGAACTTGATGATCGTACCGATGTTAGGATCAATGACTTGCTAGAGGAACGAGACGATCGGCGTTGGGAACTGAATCCTGAATCCGCTGAAGATTATGAACAGCACCAAGAATAA